The following are from one region of the Rosistilla carotiformis genome:
- a CDS encoding purple acid phosphatase family protein, with amino-acid sequence MTLCRTLLLACFAILSVPHLGIAHEGEHGHSHAPIAVKPDEMYEPTAMPDRIILSWDGDPRTTQAVTWRTSTAVNIGLAEIAVAEAGPGFPAKAEQLAAVSEALKTDLNTAHFHSVSFRDLKPGTRYAYRVGDGVNWSEWFHFSTASAEAEPFSFVYFGDAQNNLRSMWSRVIREAYRDAPKAAFLLHAGDLVNRGSSDAEWGEWFGAGAWLNAMTPSIAVPGNHEQSKAADGKSRHLTTHWRPSFTFPQNGPKGLEESCFTLVYQNLRVIALNSNEMQAEQAVWLEEVLASNTSQWVVCTFHHPIFSTGKGRDNRELRTLWKPILDKYKVDLVLQGHDHTYGRTGFDVPGVEVSEKEFPAFGTDKEVPVGTVNVPTGVQNVDADHGTVYVVSVSGPKMYDNTRWPFMKRLGEDTQLYQVIHIDGKQLRFEARTAIGQLYDAFELHKQADGELNKLVEIEVELPQNLRPRDK; translated from the coding sequence ATGACGCTCTGCCGAACTCTTTTGCTGGCCTGCTTCGCCATCCTCTCGGTTCCCCACTTGGGGATCGCACACGAGGGGGAGCATGGCCATTCGCACGCTCCGATCGCGGTCAAGCCCGATGAAATGTACGAACCGACGGCGATGCCCGATCGGATCATTCTGTCTTGGGACGGCGACCCGCGCACGACCCAGGCGGTCACTTGGCGAACCTCAACCGCGGTCAATATCGGGCTTGCCGAGATCGCCGTCGCCGAAGCTGGCCCAGGATTTCCCGCGAAGGCGGAGCAGTTAGCGGCGGTCTCCGAAGCGCTGAAGACGGATCTGAACACCGCACATTTTCATAGCGTCAGCTTTCGCGACCTGAAGCCAGGGACGCGCTATGCCTATCGCGTTGGCGACGGAGTGAACTGGAGCGAGTGGTTTCATTTCTCGACCGCGTCGGCCGAGGCCGAGCCGTTTTCGTTCGTCTACTTTGGCGATGCGCAAAACAATCTGCGTTCGATGTGGTCGCGAGTGATTCGTGAAGCCTACCGCGACGCGCCCAAAGCGGCGTTCCTGTTGCACGCCGGCGATCTCGTGAATCGCGGGTCATCGGACGCTGAGTGGGGCGAATGGTTTGGTGCCGGCGCGTGGCTCAACGCGATGACGCCCAGCATCGCAGTCCCTGGCAACCACGAGCAATCCAAAGCCGCCGATGGCAAGAGTCGGCATTTGACCACTCATTGGCGACCATCGTTCACGTTCCCGCAAAACGGCCCCAAGGGGCTTGAGGAAAGTTGCTTCACGTTGGTCTATCAGAATCTGCGTGTGATCGCTCTCAACAGCAACGAAATGCAAGCTGAGCAGGCTGTCTGGCTGGAAGAGGTCTTGGCGAGCAATACATCGCAATGGGTCGTCTGCACGTTCCATCATCCGATTTTCTCGACCGGAAAGGGACGCGACAATCGCGAGCTGCGAACGCTTTGGAAACCGATTCTGGACAAGTACAAAGTCGATCTCGTGCTGCAGGGGCACGATCACACCTATGGGCGAACCGGTTTTGATGTCCCGGGAGTCGAGGTTTCGGAAAAAGAATTCCCCGCATTTGGTACCGATAAGGAGGTTCCTGTCGGCACGGTCAACGTTCCCACCGGGGTGCAGAACGTCGATGCCGATCACGGCACGGTCTACGTCGTTTCGGTCAGCGGACCCAAGATGTACGACAATACGCGATGGCCGTTTATGAAACGTCTGGGCGAAGACACGCAGCTGTATCAGGTGATCCACATCGATGGCAAACAGCTTCGCTTTGAAGCGCGCACCGCGATCGGC
- a CDS encoding DUF1501 domain-containing protein: protein MLNRRAMLRVGGAGMLGMSMPKLIRAAEQTRQIKPKAKSVIFLFQWGGPSQLDTFDMKPNAPAAVRSPYRPIASSADGIEVCELLPNMAKQMHHVSLIRTMTHKMKNHASAGYYALSGHEPPSDDQRLRDSLDLFPAYGSVVDHLLPSDSGMPSFVSYPHVIRDGSIVPGQHASFLGKGHDPLLFLEDPNDKNFQLPELSLPDGLSIDRLHRRREMQQLVDRQMRLMEHSGEARGFDQYYERAISMLTSDNVRKAFDLSAEPTAVREAYGRTSYGQSCLLARRLVESGVKFVTVYFSNSIGGRRVGQGGWDTHGFDNTRMYKIVDKYQMPLTDQTLPTLIDDLHQRGLLDETLVVWMGEFGRTPEINKNVSRDHWPQCYTALLAGGGVKGGYVHGKSDERAKFPLEKAVKPEDLAATMYQLLGIDPNTEIYDRDNRPLIIGGRPLYDVIA from the coding sequence ATGTTAAATCGACGAGCGATGTTGCGCGTTGGAGGCGCGGGGATGCTGGGGATGTCGATGCCCAAGTTGATCCGAGCCGCTGAACAAACGCGGCAGATCAAGCCGAAGGCGAAGTCGGTGATCTTCTTGTTCCAGTGGGGCGGGCCGAGCCAGTTGGACACGTTCGACATGAAGCCGAACGCGCCGGCCGCGGTGCGGAGTCCCTATCGGCCGATCGCCAGCAGCGCCGATGGGATCGAGGTCTGCGAACTGTTGCCCAACATGGCCAAGCAGATGCATCATGTGAGCTTGATTCGCACGATGACTCACAAGATGAAGAACCACGCTTCGGCCGGCTATTACGCGCTCAGCGGTCACGAACCGCCTAGCGACGACCAACGCCTGCGAGATTCGCTGGATCTCTTCCCGGCCTACGGCAGCGTCGTCGACCATCTGTTGCCAAGCGATTCGGGGATGCCGTCGTTTGTGTCGTACCCTCACGTGATCCGCGACGGTTCGATCGTTCCCGGCCAACACGCCAGCTTCCTCGGCAAGGGGCACGATCCGCTACTGTTCCTGGAAGATCCCAACGACAAAAATTTCCAGCTCCCCGAACTCAGCCTCCCCGACGGACTATCGATCGATCGACTGCATCGCCGTCGCGAGATGCAACAGCTTGTCGACAGGCAGATGCGGTTGATGGAGCACTCGGGCGAAGCTCGCGGCTTCGACCAATATTACGAGCGGGCGATCTCGATGCTCACATCGGACAACGTCCGCAAAGCGTTCGACTTGTCAGCAGAACCGACAGCGGTTCGCGAGGCGTACGGGCGGACCAGTTATGGACAGAGCTGCCTGCTGGCTCGGCGGTTGGTTGAATCGGGCGTGAAGTTTGTCACCGTCTACTTCTCCAACAGCATCGGCGGTCGCCGCGTTGGACAGGGAGGCTGGGATACCCACGGCTTCGACAACACGCGGATGTACAAGATCGTCGACAAGTACCAAATGCCGCTGACCGACCAGACGCTTCCCACCCTGATCGACGACCTGCACCAACGCGGCCTGTTGGACGAGACGCTTGTCGTCTGGATGGGAGAATTTGGCCGCACGCCGGAGATCAACAAGAACGTCAGCCGCGACCACTGGCCCCAGTGCTACACCGCGCTGTTAGCAGGCGGCGGCGTAAAGGGAGGCTACGTCCATGGCAAGTCGGACGAACGGGCGAAGTTCCCGCTAGAAAAGGCTGTCAAACCGGAAGACCTCGCCGCGACGATGTATCAATTGCTGGGGATCGATCCCAACACCGAGATCTACGATCGCGACAACCGACCGCTGATCATCGGCGGCCGACCACTGTACGACGTCATCGCCTAA
- a CDS encoding radical SAM protein, which produces MAKRLALETDKRLLWKLFWLMGIKGFRSVHKHKRRLKRGEFFPPFLYMSVINSCNLRCQGCWVDVGAKQSRIEVEAANKTITQAKAMGNSFFGILGGEPFMHKDLMEIFRSHPDAYFQVFTNGHFITDEVAAELHRLGNVTPLISVEGSEIISDQRRGREGVLNQTMEGIKTALRHNLMVGVCTSVCQTNIDDLVNDAWVDRLIEMGVMYCWFHVYRPCGPDANPDLSLSSDQQRRVRQFVVDTRATKPIIVVDAYHDGAGNALCPAVTGFTHHIGPWGDIEPCPIIQLAAETIHDDRPLKDKFNESEFLRDFRHMTAQNTRGCVVMERPDILVQIAEKHGARDTTARGTAIEELKAMQPRRSQYVPGNEIPERNLAYRLAKKFCFSDFGAYDQQAFTQAKWTDPGESPAAERSPSQLPVISSK; this is translated from the coding sequence ATGGCCAAGCGGCTCGCTTTGGAAACCGATAAGCGTTTGCTGTGGAAGCTGTTTTGGTTGATGGGCATCAAGGGATTTCGCAGCGTTCACAAGCACAAACGGCGGCTGAAGCGAGGCGAGTTTTTTCCGCCGTTCTTATATATGTCGGTGATCAACAGCTGCAATCTTCGCTGCCAAGGCTGTTGGGTCGACGTCGGGGCGAAGCAGAGCCGGATCGAGGTTGAGGCGGCTAACAAGACGATCACGCAAGCCAAGGCGATGGGGAATTCGTTTTTCGGAATCCTCGGTGGCGAGCCGTTTATGCACAAAGATCTGATGGAGATCTTCCGGTCGCATCCGGACGCCTATTTCCAGGTCTTCACCAACGGCCACTTCATCACCGACGAGGTTGCGGCGGAGCTGCATCGGCTGGGGAACGTCACGCCGCTGATCAGTGTCGAGGGGAGCGAGATCATCAGCGATCAACGCCGCGGCCGCGAGGGCGTTCTGAATCAGACGATGGAAGGAATCAAGACCGCGCTGCGACACAACCTGATGGTGGGTGTCTGTACCAGCGTTTGTCAGACGAATATCGACGACCTTGTCAACGACGCCTGGGTCGATCGGTTGATCGAGATGGGAGTCATGTACTGTTGGTTCCACGTCTATCGTCCCTGCGGTCCCGATGCCAATCCCGATCTCTCGCTCTCCAGCGACCAACAGCGCCGCGTGCGGCAGTTTGTTGTCGACACGCGAGCCACCAAACCGATCATCGTTGTCGATGCCTATCACGACGGCGCGGGGAATGCCCTCTGCCCGGCGGTGACTGGCTTCACGCACCACATCGGTCCTTGGGGCGATATCGAGCCCTGCCCGATCATTCAATTGGCTGCCGAAACAATCCACGACGATCGGCCGTTGAAGGACAAGTTTAACGAGTCGGAGTTTTTGCGCGACTTCCGCCACATGACGGCGCAGAACACTCGCGGCTGTGTCGTGATGGAGCGGCCCGACATCTTGGTCCAGATCGCCGAGAAGCATGGTGCCCGCGATACGACCGCTCGTGGAACCGCGATCGAGGAGCTGAAGGCGATGCAGCCGCGCCGCAGCCAATACGTTCCGGGCAATGAGATTCCCGAGCGCAACCTCGCTTATCGGTTAGCCAAGAAGTTCTGCTTCAGCGACTTCGGCGCCTACGATCAGCAAGCCTTCACGCAGGCCAAATGGACCGATCCAGGTGAATCACCGGCGGCGGAACGCTCCCCATCGCAGTTGCCCGTGATCTCGTCGAAGTAA
- a CDS encoding SpoIIAA family protein, whose amino-acid sequence MAIVIHEDFDAGRLEVKVSDKLTKEDYTHFEPAVERLIESAGKIKILFVMHDFHGWEMGAVWEDIKFATKHCRDIEKVAMVGEAQWEKWMSAICKPFTMSTIKYFEADQEQEARQWLA is encoded by the coding sequence ATGGCGATCGTAATCCATGAAGACTTCGATGCAGGACGACTGGAAGTCAAAGTCAGCGACAAGCTAACCAAAGAAGACTACACACACTTCGAACCCGCCGTCGAACGATTGATCGAATCCGCTGGCAAAATCAAGATCCTGTTTGTGATGCACGACTTCCACGGCTGGGAGATGGGCGCGGTCTGGGAAGACATCAAATTTGCCACCAAACACTGCCGCGACATCGAAAAGGTTGCGATGGTCGGCGAGGCCCAGTGGGAAAAATGGATGTCGGCGATCTGCAAACCCTTCACCATGTCGACGATCAAATATTTTGAAGCCGACCAGGAACAAGAAGCCCGCCAGTGGCTGGCGTAA
- a CDS encoding MotA/TolQ/ExbB proton channel family protein — protein MSAMLLAKADVYSMIADSIYFALAAVALWGIYCVVIVWTRVAAKRFKSEDEQNDYLDEVAEPLESGNFDAVLELVEGDARAIPQMVELAVENRELGYQKAKALVVERFQRDVIADLEHRLSWISTVIKSAPMIGLFGTVFGMMGAFKTLATAESVDPTMLAADINVALRTTACGLAIAVPLIIATASVNIRISKMEDLVGAGLNRFFEAFRSGLSRPR, from the coding sequence ATGTCTGCGATGCTGCTGGCCAAAGCCGACGTTTACTCAATGATCGCCGATTCCATTTACTTTGCATTGGCGGCTGTCGCCTTGTGGGGTATCTACTGCGTGGTGATCGTCTGGACACGCGTCGCAGCCAAGCGATTCAAATCCGAAGACGAACAAAACGACTACTTAGACGAAGTCGCCGAGCCGCTGGAGTCGGGCAACTTTGACGCCGTGTTGGAACTTGTCGAAGGGGACGCCCGGGCGATCCCGCAGATGGTCGAATTGGCGGTGGAGAATCGCGAACTGGGTTATCAAAAAGCCAAAGCGTTGGTCGTCGAACGCTTCCAACGCGATGTGATCGCCGACCTCGAACACCGGCTCAGCTGGATCTCGACGGTAATCAAAAGCGCGCCGATGATCGGACTGTTCGGAACGGTATTCGGCATGATGGGAGCGTTTAAAACGCTGGCGACCGCCGAATCGGTCGACCCCACGATGCTTGCGGCCGACATTAACGTCGCGCTGCGAACGACAGCTTGCGGACTGGCGATTGCGGTTCCTTTGATCATCGCCACCGCCAGCGTGAACATTCGGATCAGCAAGATGGAAGACCTTGTCGGGGCGGGACTGAATCGCTTTTTTGAAGCATTCCGATCCGGGCTCTCGCGACCTCGCTAA
- a CDS encoding ExbD/TolR family protein → MSTAAPIDEIDDDPPITSPTRSDDDELDITPMIDITFLLLIFFVVCSKMDPSQTTNLPLADNGLAISAKDSAVVKMKRGTGETAELQSNDGVTFSNDPAAQLEAITRYITRERESGKAKIMLMCEKDVRSGEVTRVQKMLGDAFPEVEQTYIAVKEE, encoded by the coding sequence ATGTCCACAGCGGCCCCGATCGACGAAATCGATGACGATCCACCGATCACCTCTCCCACTCGGAGCGATGACGATGAACTGGACATCACGCCGATGATCGACATCACCTTCCTGCTGCTGATCTTCTTTGTCGTCTGCTCGAAAATGGATCCATCGCAGACGACCAACCTCCCATTGGCGGATAATGGCCTCGCGATTTCGGCAAAAGATTCGGCAGTGGTTAAGATGAAACGGGGAACCGGTGAGACCGCCGAATTGCAATCCAACGATGGCGTCACCTTCTCCAACGATCCAGCAGCACAACTCGAAGCGATCACCCGCTACATCACCCGCGAACGTGAATCGGGTAAAGCCAAGATCATGCTGATGTGCGAAAAGGACGTTCGCAGTGGGGAGGTGACCCGAGTGCAGAAGATGCTCGGTGACGCTTTCCCCGAGGTCGAGCAGACATATATCGCGGTCAAAGAGGAATAG
- a CDS encoding ExbD/TolR family protein has translation MSMTCPQCGFQTHGVRCENCGADLPNADAIPVDAAPLAAEPIEIEATVDSIDAEGIEAAEADTPATETASSVETTATAHHHGHAMAEAVNATNFGIEEEVAPDDLEMRGKIRDDSELDMTPMVDVTFLLLIFFMVTASFSLQKSITMPRDQSDAPSTNQQDEPEEEIDLVTVQIDEFNSFTVLAADWEREVPGKQNLIRALKEAKPESEARLKIEVHEDAVIEAVVDAMDAGAEVGFSEIQKSEVKG, from the coding sequence ATGAGCATGACCTGTCCGCAGTGCGGCTTTCAAACGCATGGCGTCCGCTGTGAAAACTGTGGTGCCGATCTGCCCAACGCCGACGCGATCCCCGTCGACGCAGCGCCCCTCGCAGCCGAACCGATTGAAATCGAAGCGACCGTCGATAGCATCGATGCCGAGGGGATCGAAGCGGCAGAAGCCGACACTCCCGCGACCGAAACCGCATCGAGTGTCGAGACAACCGCCACCGCCCACCATCACGGGCACGCGATGGCCGAAGCTGTCAACGCGACTAACTTTGGCATCGAAGAAGAGGTCGCCCCCGACGACCTGGAGATGCGTGGCAAGATCCGCGACGATTCGGAATTGGACATGACGCCGATGGTCGACGTGACCTTCCTGCTGTTGATCTTCTTTATGGTTACGGCGTCGTTCAGCCTGCAAAAATCGATCACCATGCCGCGCGACCAAAGCGATGCTCCCAGCACCAACCAACAGGACGAACCTGAAGAGGAAATCGATCTGGTGACCGTCCAGATCGACGAATTCAATTCGTTCACCGTATTGGCGGCCGATTGGGAACGCGAGGTACCGGGTAAACAGAATTTGATTCGGGCACTGAAAGAGGCGAAACCCGAATCCGAAGCTCGATTAAAAATCGAGGTTCACGAAGACGCCGTGATCGAAGCGGTCGTCGATGCGATGGACGCTGGAGCGGAAGTCGGATTCTCCGAGATCCAGAAATCTGAGGTAAAAGGATAG
- a CDS encoding outer membrane protein assembly factor BamB family protein, translating to MSQSVLARELIALIERRGLLDQEIVDALNQQMEEGGARVTPEAVAKLLVDNGHLTRYQATKLIGELRSDQYQEDEPEPVEVAEEPELLLDEGEHPLEIEAIEVEAVEVEPIEADVVDAEMVDAEAVEVEAIDDQGLADKPKRSTSGSRRTTKRKTSKKEPEKSVWDSFKIYGVAGAILACLPLGWFFWNYINKGNAAEYMERANNFYAQENYTGAKQTYLDYLDSFGEETEDSSKARVRIAMAQLYQTMQNSTDPEKFLTTASTLLPTVINEQALGENRADLAGLLVEVAEKFVSQADKTVDADEKEKIIGHLDQQMELIAEPSYVSTELRESLGKRLAIIEEDRLRVNRDISRDRKLADTIATMKQALEAKDTKTAYAARKQIIREYPRLHDEAQMNALVVEASKLQQELVKTGVAELKVSNDELETKIRKSIVLANQSGRTLNELGDLVYFVRVGGSVQALKASDGSLLWRRFVGYRDEHPPTALGETPEDGVLLSDGSQLEVQRLSGSDGKLQWRAAIGETFTQPVVADDTINFSTHSGKVASLDAETGKTLWVSQIPQALEVSPGTENKKGLAVSYVPGDHSNLYVLDHRTGNCIESYYVGHQEKSIRVPPMYLLNHVFVFENRSSDYCLMHVLQTDKRGHELKQSQTSFRLTGNVLVDPQIEGRRLIVVTNLGQISVFEVEPTAETNKVSKVAEQVPSYSEPTLTQMTIDRSQMWVTGSQIMRFDLQINTGRVIPGEVKYAGDIFSAQPKLVGNALIHARVVSGTKGIRVSAVEPKTMEVFWQTDLGVPTAFVAKHGSALHAATSQGALYEIDAASIASGATKKPVENPGGQGHGIQFVSPISFGENTKIMVNQTKPDQIAVYDPSREKQKLRLVKLALPDGRPTADPLVVGKGLLMPQDSGRIAMMDWQSGRMLSNPFQPSLKPNEKVTWTSLASLPSDPEQVIFGDNRKKLYRVRAGDQIRQLSDSDVERPLLGPLTIVGDQVLAIAAGPSADMLLTFDANSLKAGTELLLAGRVTWGPKAIDSVAVVATDNQKLTAYDSTGKAAWQIDLPAGNPVGDPVLADGSLLIAGEQGWVLRIDPSSGELQGTTDIGQPLSGTPIVFGSVVVAPGAEGIVFAIDPPANAN from the coding sequence ATGTCACAGTCTGTGCTCGCTCGCGAACTAATCGCCCTGATTGAACGCCGTGGTCTGTTGGATCAAGAGATCGTCGATGCTCTGAACCAACAGATGGAAGAGGGCGGTGCGCGGGTGACTCCCGAAGCGGTCGCAAAGCTGCTGGTCGATAACGGCCATCTGACTCGATACCAAGCGACCAAATTGATTGGCGAATTACGTTCGGATCAATATCAAGAGGACGAACCCGAACCGGTCGAAGTGGCCGAAGAACCCGAACTGCTGTTGGACGAAGGCGAACATCCGCTAGAGATCGAAGCGATCGAGGTGGAAGCGGTGGAGGTCGAACCAATCGAAGCTGACGTCGTCGATGCCGAAATGGTCGACGCCGAAGCGGTCGAAGTGGAAGCGATCGATGATCAGGGCCTGGCGGACAAACCGAAGCGATCGACAAGTGGTTCGCGACGAACCACAAAACGCAAGACGTCTAAAAAGGAACCCGAAAAGAGCGTCTGGGACTCCTTCAAGATCTATGGCGTTGCCGGCGCGATTTTGGCCTGCCTGCCGCTGGGATGGTTCTTCTGGAACTACATCAACAAGGGTAACGCCGCCGAGTACATGGAGCGTGCCAACAACTTCTACGCTCAAGAAAACTACACCGGCGCGAAACAAACGTACCTAGATTACTTGGATAGCTTTGGCGAAGAGACCGAGGATTCCTCCAAGGCGCGCGTTCGGATCGCAATGGCCCAACTGTATCAAACGATGCAGAACTCAACCGATCCCGAAAAATTTCTGACGACGGCGTCCACACTGTTGCCCACCGTAATCAACGAGCAAGCCCTTGGCGAGAACCGCGCCGACCTAGCAGGACTGCTGGTCGAGGTGGCGGAAAAATTTGTCTCGCAGGCCGACAAAACCGTCGATGCCGACGAGAAGGAAAAGATCATCGGCCACCTGGATCAACAGATGGAATTGATCGCCGAACCAAGCTACGTTTCGACCGAGCTTCGCGAAAGTTTGGGCAAACGCTTGGCGATCATTGAAGAGGATCGCTTGCGGGTCAATCGCGACATCAGTCGGGACCGCAAACTGGCCGACACGATCGCGACGATGAAACAGGCGTTGGAGGCGAAGGATACCAAGACGGCTTACGCGGCGCGGAAACAGATCATCCGCGAGTACCCTCGACTGCACGATGAAGCGCAAATGAACGCCTTGGTTGTGGAAGCCAGCAAACTGCAACAGGAGCTAGTCAAAACGGGCGTTGCCGAACTAAAGGTTTCCAACGATGAACTGGAGACCAAAATCCGAAAATCGATCGTTCTGGCCAACCAATCGGGACGAACGCTCAACGAACTCGGCGACCTGGTCTACTTCGTGCGAGTGGGCGGATCGGTGCAGGCGCTAAAAGCTTCCGATGGCTCGCTGCTGTGGCGGCGCTTTGTCGGCTACCGCGACGAACACCCACCCACCGCGTTAGGCGAAACGCCTGAAGATGGCGTGCTGCTGTCCGACGGTTCGCAATTGGAAGTCCAACGACTTTCGGGATCCGATGGCAAGCTGCAATGGCGAGCCGCGATCGGCGAAACGTTTACCCAGCCGGTCGTCGCCGATGACACGATCAACTTCAGCACCCACTCGGGCAAGGTCGCTTCGCTGGACGCCGAAACAGGCAAAACGCTATGGGTCTCGCAGATTCCGCAGGCGCTGGAAGTCAGCCCCGGAACCGAGAACAAGAAAGGACTGGCGGTCTCCTACGTCCCCGGCGATCACAGCAACCTGTATGTGCTGGACCATCGCACCGGCAACTGCATCGAATCCTATTATGTCGGGCACCAAGAGAAATCGATTCGGGTGCCCCCGATGTACCTATTGAACCATGTGTTTGTCTTCGAAAACCGGTCCAGCGATTATTGCTTGATGCATGTTTTGCAAACCGACAAACGGGGCCATGAACTGAAGCAATCGCAGACCAGCTTCCGATTGACAGGGAATGTCTTGGTCGATCCGCAAATCGAAGGCCGCCGATTGATCGTCGTCACCAACTTGGGACAGATCTCGGTATTCGAAGTAGAACCCACGGCGGAGACGAACAAGGTCAGTAAAGTCGCGGAACAGGTCCCCTCCTACAGCGAACCAACGCTGACGCAGATGACGATCGATCGGTCGCAGATGTGGGTCACGGGCAGCCAGATCATGCGGTTCGATTTGCAGATCAACACCGGACGCGTCATCCCGGGAGAAGTCAAATATGCGGGGGATATTTTTAGCGCTCAACCAAAACTGGTTGGCAATGCGTTGATCCACGCTCGCGTGGTCAGCGGCACCAAGGGGATCCGCGTTTCGGCCGTGGAACCAAAGACGATGGAGGTCTTCTGGCAAACCGATCTAGGTGTGCCGACGGCATTTGTTGCCAAGCACGGATCGGCCTTGCACGCGGCGACATCGCAGGGGGCACTGTACGAAATCGACGCCGCGTCGATCGCTTCGGGAGCGACCAAAAAACCGGTCGAAAATCCGGGCGGTCAGGGGCACGGCATCCAATTTGTTTCGCCGATTTCATTTGGTGAGAACACCAAGATCATGGTCAATCAGACCAAACCCGACCAGATCGCTGTCTACGACCCGTCGCGCGAAAAACAAAAGCTGCGGCTCGTCAAACTGGCGCTACCCGACGGCCGTCCTACTGCCGATCCACTGGTGGTCGGCAAGGGGCTGTTGATGCCGCAGGATAGCGGCCGGATCGCGATGATGGATTGGCAGAGCGGCCGGATGCTGTCCAACCCGTTCCAGCCCTCGTTGAAGCCAAACGAAAAGGTCACCTGGACCTCGCTTGCGTCGTTGCCAAGCGATCCCGAGCAGGTGATTTTTGGCGACAATCGCAAGAAACTGTATCGCGTTCGGGCAGGCGACCAGATCCGCCAACTTTCCGACAGCGATGTCGAACGGCCTTTGCTGGGTCCTTTGACAATCGTTGGCGATCAGGTGCTGGCGATCGCAGCCGGCCCATCGGCCGACATGTTGCTGACCTTTGACGCCAACAGCCTCAAAGCCGGCACCGAACTACTGCTGGCCGGACGTGTCACCTGGGGCCCAAAAGCGATCGATTCGGTAGCGGTCGTTGCGACGGACAATCAGAAGTTGACGGCTTATGATTCAACAGGCAAAGCCGCTTGGCAGATCGACCTGCCCGCGGGCAACCCGGTCGGTGATCCGGTGCTGGCCGATGGTTCGCTGCTGATCGCGGGGGAACAAGGTTGGGTGCTACGAATCGATCCCAGCAGTGGCGAATTGCAGGGCACCACCGATATTGGTCAACCGCTGTCGGGGACCCCGATCGTGTTTGGCAGCGTGGTCGTCGCCCCCGGTGCCGAGGGAATCGTGTTTGCCATCGATCCCCCCGCCAATGCAAATTGA